Proteins found in one Odontesthes bonariensis isolate fOdoBon6 chromosome 11, fOdoBon6.hap1, whole genome shotgun sequence genomic segment:
- the atp5pf gene encoding ATP synthase peripheral stalk subunit F6, mitochondrial: MSLHRLFQLSSLLRSAVSLTLRRNIGMSAVVFNKAKELDPIQKLFLDKIRDYNSKSKASGGIVDAGPDYQKNVAEEVTKLQRLYGGGDLIKFPDFKFTEVKLDEGAK; the protein is encoded by the exons ATGTCGCTTCATCGGTTATTCCAGCTGTCCTCTCTGCTGCGCTCCGCCGTGAGCCTCACCCTGCGCAGGAACATCGGCATGTCCGCCGTCGTTTTCAACAAGGCCAAGGAGCTCGACCCCATCCAGAAGCTGTTCCTGGATAAGATCCGCGACTACAACAGCAAGAGCAA GGCTTCTGGTGGCATTGTGGATGCCGGTCCCGACTACCAGAAGAACGTGGCTGAAGAAGTAACCAAACTGCAGAGGCTATACGGTGGAGGAGACCTCATTAAGTTTCCTGACTTCAAATTCACAG AAGTGAAGCTTGACGAAGGAGCCAAGTGA
- the jam2a gene encoding junctional adhesion molecule 2A isoform X2, producing the protein MEGTSLYLPIVVLLMQCSPSVPVTVSTNRPKVEVEESSDAVLSCTFRTERDQNPRIEWKKKGKDVSFVYFNGDFRGPFVGRATIEGATVTLRKVTQEDAGEYRCEISASLDTVSLGETNVTLKVLVPPHTPSCEIPSAAVTGSVVQLRCQDQQSIPPATYSWFKDNRPISLPRHANATYLINSHTGILEFKAVAKEDTGRYSCLASNGVGSPKMCEGKHMTIEDVNVTAVVTTVLVVFLIIVVLGCGGLALHRNGFFTRHRGRSNVNYIPPPQEPQDFKHTQSFML; encoded by the exons ATGGAGGGGACGTCCCTGTATCTTCCGATTGTTGTTTTACTGATGCAAT GTTCCCCCTCTGTTCCTGTAACCGTGTCAACCAACAGACctaaggtggaggtggaggagtccTCAG ACGCCGTGCTGTCGTGCACGTTCCGCACGGAGAGGGACCAGAACCCACGCATCGAGTGGAAGAAAAAGGGGAAAGATGTTTCCTTTGTGTACTTCAACGGAGACTTCAGAG GTCCCTTTGTGGGTCGAGCGACCATTGAGGGCGCCACGGTAACGCTGCGTAAGGTGACCCAGGAGGACGCTGGGGAGTACCGCTGTGAGATCAGCGCTTCTTTAGACACCGTCAGCCTCGGGGAGACCAACGTCACGCTCAAAGTCTTAG TGCCCCCACACACCCCATCCTGCGAAATCCCAAGCGCAGCAGTAACGGGCTCTGTGGTGCAGCTGCGCTGTCAGGACCAGCAGAGCATCCCACCCGCTACATACTCCTGGTTCAAGGACAACCGTCCAATCAGCCTTCCCCGTCACGCCAACGCCACCTATCTAATCAACTCGCACACGGGAATACTG GAGTTTAAGGCCGTAGCCAAGGAGGACACCGGCCGCTACAGCTGCCTGGCTTCCAATGGAGTCGGGTCGCCAAAGATGTGCGAGGGAAAGCACATGACAATAG AGGATGTCAACGTGACGGCCGTGGTGACGACAGTGCTCGTTGTCTTCCTGATCATCGTGGTCTTGGGCTGCGGGGGACTCGCCTTGCACCGCAACGGCTTCTTCACCC GACACAGAGGAAG GTCCAATGTCAACTACATCCCACCTCCCCAAGAA CCGCAggatttcaaacacacacagtcgtTCATGCTCTGA
- the jam2a gene encoding junctional adhesion molecule 2A isoform X1 — protein sequence MEGTSLYLPIVVLLMQCSPSVPVTVSTNRPKVEVEESSDAVLSCTFRTERDQNPRIEWKKKGKDVSFVYFNGDFRGPFVGRATIEGATVTLRKVTQEDAGEYRCEISASLDTVSLGETNVTLKVLVPPHTPSCEIPSAAVTGSVVQLRCQDQQSIPPATYSWFKDNRPISLPRHANATYLINSHTGILEFKAVAKEDTGRYSCLASNGVGSPKMCEGKHMTIEDVNVTAVVTTVLVVFLIIVVLGCGGLALHRNGFFTPGHRGRSNVNYIPPPQEPQDFKHTQSFML from the exons ATGGAGGGGACGTCCCTGTATCTTCCGATTGTTGTTTTACTGATGCAAT GTTCCCCCTCTGTTCCTGTAACCGTGTCAACCAACAGACctaaggtggaggtggaggagtccTCAG ACGCCGTGCTGTCGTGCACGTTCCGCACGGAGAGGGACCAGAACCCACGCATCGAGTGGAAGAAAAAGGGGAAAGATGTTTCCTTTGTGTACTTCAACGGAGACTTCAGAG GTCCCTTTGTGGGTCGAGCGACCATTGAGGGCGCCACGGTAACGCTGCGTAAGGTGACCCAGGAGGACGCTGGGGAGTACCGCTGTGAGATCAGCGCTTCTTTAGACACCGTCAGCCTCGGGGAGACCAACGTCACGCTCAAAGTCTTAG TGCCCCCACACACCCCATCCTGCGAAATCCCAAGCGCAGCAGTAACGGGCTCTGTGGTGCAGCTGCGCTGTCAGGACCAGCAGAGCATCCCACCCGCTACATACTCCTGGTTCAAGGACAACCGTCCAATCAGCCTTCCCCGTCACGCCAACGCCACCTATCTAATCAACTCGCACACGGGAATACTG GAGTTTAAGGCCGTAGCCAAGGAGGACACCGGCCGCTACAGCTGCCTGGCTTCCAATGGAGTCGGGTCGCCAAAGATGTGCGAGGGAAAGCACATGACAATAG AGGATGTCAACGTGACGGCCGTGGTGACGACAGTGCTCGTTGTCTTCCTGATCATCGTGGTCTTGGGCTGCGGGGGACTCGCCTTGCACCGCAACGGCTTCTTCACCC CAGGACACAGAGGAAG GTCCAATGTCAACTACATCCCACCTCCCCAAGAA CCGCAggatttcaaacacacacagtcgtTCATGCTCTGA